Proteins co-encoded in one Chionomys nivalis chromosome 6, mChiNiv1.1, whole genome shotgun sequence genomic window:
- the LOC130875431 gene encoding LOW QUALITY PROTEIN: nucleolin-like (The sequence of the model RefSeq protein was modified relative to this genomic sequence to represent the inferred CDS: inserted 1 base in 1 codon; deleted 1 base in 1 codon), with protein sequence MVKLAKAGKTHGESKKMAPPPKEVEEDSEDEEMSEDEEDDSSGEEEVVIPQKKGKKATTPAKKVVVLQTKKVAVPTPAKKAAVTPGKKAAATPAKKAVTPAKAVATPGKKGIAQGKALVAASGKKGAVTPAKGAKNGKNAKKEESDEDEDDDEDNDDSDEDEDEEEEDEFEPPVVKGGKPAKVAAAAPASEDEDEEDDEDDDDDEEEEDDDSEEEAMEITSAKGKKAPAKVVPVKTKAVAEEDDEDDEDDEDDDEEEEDEEEDDEDEEEEEEPVKVAPGKRKKXMTKQKEVPEAKKQKVVEGSESTTPYNLFIGNLNPNKSVAELKDAISELFAKNDLAVVDVRTGTNRKFGYVDFESAEDQEKALELTGLKVFGNEIKLEKPKGRDSKKVRAARTLLAKNLSFNITEDDLKEAFEDAVEIRMVTQDGSCKGIAYIEFKSEADAQKNLEEKQGTEIDGRSVSLYYTGEKGQQRQERPGKNSTWSGESKTLVLSNLSYSATEETLQEVFEKATFIKVPQNQQGKSKGYAFIEFASFEDAKEALSSCNKMEIEGRTIRLELQGPRGSANARSQPSKTLFVKGLSEDTTEETLKESFEGSVRARIVTDRETGSSKGFGFVDFNSEEDAKAAKEAMEDGEIDGNKVTLDWAKPKGEGGFGGRGGGRGGFGGRGGGRGGRSGFGGRGGRGGFGGRGGFRGGRGGGGGDFKPQGKKTKFE encoded by the exons ATGGTGAAGCTCGCAAAGGCCGGCAAAACCCACGGTGAATCCAAGAAAATGGCTcctcccccaaaggaagtggAAGAAGATAGTGAGGATGAAGAAATGTcagaagatgaagaagatgaCAGCAGTGGAGAAGAGGAGGTTGTCATCCCTCAGAAAAAAGGCAAGAAGGCTACAACTCCAGCAAAGAAGGTAGTTGttttacaaacaaaaaaggttGCAGTTCCCACACCAGCTAAGAAAGCTGCTGTTACCCCAGGTAAAAAGGCAGCAGCCACACCAGCCAAGAAGGCAGTCACACCAGCCAAAGCAGTTGCAACACCTGGTAAGAAGGGAATCGCACAAGGAAAAGCATTGGTAGCAGCCTCTGGTAAAAAGGGAGCTGTCACACCAGCCAAGGGCGCTAAGAATGGTAAGAATGCGAAGAAGGAAGAGAGTGATGAAGATGAGGACGATGACGAGGACAATGACGACAGTGATGaggatgaagatgaggaagaagaggatgaatTTGAACCTCCAGTAGTGAAAGGAGGGAAGCCAGCAAAAgtagctgctgctgctcctgcttcagaggatgaagatgaggaagatgatgaggacgatgatgatgatgaagaagaagaagatgatgactCTGAGGAAGAAGCTATGGAGATCACATCTGCTAAAGGAAAGAAAGCTCCTGCAAAAGTTGTTCCTGTGAAAACCAAGGCTGTGGCTGAAGaggatgatgaggatgatgaagatgatgaggatgatgatgaagaggaggaagatgaagaagaggatgatgaagatgaagaagaggaggaagagcctGTTAAAGTAGCAcctggaaaaaggaaga gaatgaCCAAGCAGAAAGAAGTCCCCGAAGCCAAGAAACAGAAAGTAGTGGAAGGCTCGGAATCAACAACACCTTACAATCTCTTCATTGGAAACCTTAATCCAAACAAGTCTGTTGCAGAATTAAAAGATGCCATCAGTGAACTTTTTGCTAAAAATGATCTTGCTGTTGTGGATGTCAGAACTGGTACAAATAGGAAATTTGGCTATGTGGACTTTGAATCTGCTGAAGACCAAGAAAAGGCCTTGGAACTCACTGGTTTAAAAGTGTTTGGCAATGAAATTAAactagaaaaaccaaaaggaagagatAGTAAGAAAGTTCGAGCTGCAAGAACACTTTTAGCAAAAAACCTTTCATTCAACATCACTGAGGATGATCTAAAAGAAGCATTTGAAGATGCTGTGGAGATCAGAATGGTTACCCAAGATGGGAGTTGT AAAGGGATTGCTTACATTGAATTTAAGTCTGAAGCTGATGCACAGAAAAACCTTGAAGAGAAGCAGGGGACAGAAATTGATGGGCGATCTGTTTCACTCTACTACACTGGGGAGAAAGGACAACAAAGGCAAGAAAGACCTGGAAAGAATAGCACTTGGAGTGGTGAATCAAAAACTTTGGTTTTAAGTAACCTTTCCTACAGTGCAACAGAAGAAACTCTTCAGGAGGTATTTGAGAAAGCAACTTTTATCAAAGTGCCCCAGAACCAACAAGGCAAATCTAAAGGGTATGCATTTATAGAATTTGCTTCATTTGAAGATGCTAAAGAAGCTTTAAGCTCCTGTAATAAAATGGAAATCGAGGGCAGAACAATCAGGCTGGAGTTACAAGGACCCAGGGGATCAGCTAATGCAAGAAGTCAGCCATCCAAAACTCTGTTTGTCAAAGGTCTTTCTGAAGATACCACTGAGGAGACCTTAAAAGAATCATTTGAGGGCTCTGTTCGTGCAAGAATCGTTACAGATCGGGAAACAGGTTCCTCTAAAGGGTTTGGTTTTGTAGATTTCAATAGTGAGGAAGATGCCAAAGCTGCCAAGGAGGCCATGGAAGATGGAGAAATTGATGGAAACAAAGTTACTTTGGACTGGGCCAAACCTAAGGGTGAGGGTGGCTTTGGTGgccgaggaggaggcagaggaggtttCGGAGGCCGCGGTggtggcagaggaggaagaagcggATTTGGCGGCAGAGGAGGCCGGGGAGGCTTTGGAGGTCGAGGAGGCTTCCGAggtggcagaggaggaggagggggagacttCAAGCCACAAGGAAAGAAGACGAAGTTTGAATAA